One Solanum lycopersicum chromosome 2, SLM_r2.1 genomic region harbors:
- the LOC101268829 gene encoding CBS domain-containing protein CBSX5-like — protein MAVSFLNREVSDLCLGKPALKPIPAEATVSEALTLLKKSGETHVSVWSCDHIRKVVEEEEGGGGYSVCRCIGKICMVDVICFLCTEENLADPSKALQTPVEQILPKGNSIVRHLDPNSSLLEAIDYILEGAQNLVIPIQNSKSTPSRKKLSSKASFLTPTNHNGVEYCWLTQEDIVRFLLNSIGVFSPMPTFSIESLNIINHDMMTVSYHDPAISSLDAIIRAYIEQSSVAVVDEDNRLIGEISPFTLAYCDETVAAAIATLSAGDLMTYIDYGGPPEDLIELVKMRLQEKKLGAMVELIDEEFSLSSSSSSASSCSSDDESGSSKVTVLGRYSSARRSEAITCYPWSSLVAVMIQALAHRANSIWVMDEDHNLIGVVTFKGILEVFRSIANAKRKPERENTSKQ, from the exons ATGGCAGTAAGTTTTTTGAATCGGGAGGTATCTGACCTGTGTCTTGGTAAGCCGGCGTTAAAGCCTATTCCAGCTGAAGCTACTGTATCGGAGGCGTTGACATTGTTGAAAAAATCCGGCGAGACTCATGTAAGCGTTTGGAGCTGTGACCATATCAGGAAGgttgtagaagaagaagaaggaggcGGAGGATATTCTGTTTGCCGCTGTATTGGGAAGATCTGTATGGTAGATGTGATTTGCTTCCTCTGTACGGAAGAGAATTTGGCGGATCCTTCTAAGGCTCTTCAAACTCCTGTGGAACAGATTTTGCCTAAAGGGAATTCCATTGTCAGACATTTAGATCCAAATTCTAG CTTGTTGGAAGCGATAGATTACATTCTTGAAGGCGCTCAGAATCTGGTTATACCAATTCAAAATTCTAAGAGCACCCCTTCGAGGAAAAAGCTTTCGAGTAAAGCGTCATTTTTGACTCCCACAAATCATAACGGAGTTGAATACTGTTGGCTAACGCAGGAAGACATTGTCCGGTTCCTTCTGAACTCCATTGGAGTCTTCTCTCCCATGCCTACTTTTTCAATTGAATCGCTCAACATCATAAATCACGATATGATGACTGTTAGTTATCATGATCCTGCAATTTCTTCTTTGGATGCCATAATTCGGGCGTATATTGAGCAGAGCTCAGTTGCAGTTGTTGATGAAGACAACCGATTGATTGGTGAAATCTCTCCCTTCACTCTAGCCTACTGTGATGAGACCGTTGCAGCAGCAATCGCGACACTTTCAGCTGGTGATCTCATGACTTACATCGACTACGGTGGTCCTCCAGAGGACTTGATCGAGTTGGTCAAGATGAGGTTACAAGAAAAGAAACTTGGGGCAATGgttgaactaatagatgaagAGTTTTCACTgtcttcatcatcatcttctGCTTCAAGCTGTTCATCAGATGATGAATCAGGCTCAAGCAAAGTTACTGTGCTAGGACGATATTCTTCAGCAAGAAGATCCGAGGCGATTACTTGTTATCCATGGAGTTCATTGGTGGCTGTGATGATCCAAGCTCTAGCACATCGCGCTAATTCCATTTGGGTGATGGATGAAGATCACAATTTGATCGGAGTTGTAACATTTAAAGGAATTCTGGAAGTTTTCAGGAGTATCGCTAATGCGAAGCGTAAACCAGAAAGGGAGAATACATCAAAGCAATAA
- the LOC101243852 gene encoding uncharacterized protein: MNTLITKRFNLQIFPQNFLSHFPQLSKKTPHNTHPFPRKFSFTAKTLTLCSVAASESLSCGGWDDPSFIGDPISPGESNKLHNFLNKLGINDKKYVFVCLLGFVCALAISRVKVSSIIAIPGCVIVFALGFSIGVFNGGKMNLDGNKRLHQDQIFKDFIEKLRVLVDFLSGVDVEIGNLKKGVRKGIENNQITVEDLGSFEKSLESINFSALNARKVIEGCIESLSIDGQDIGGEISQKSSKKKKEPGKYGFDFFQIAAGLFQAKSGSKSTKMKDHGDTELMDRKMNGPKQGNILSSTTKERHLNFDMDLDGLSGTSRHSFNDDAIRQDRVGETFGKASRMNVVSDGNFNFSEMDSNTVKSVFNREEYSYQTSRVQFMRNQRVSHRMSHPCKFESWASDDGLADSIDFGVSMEQSNTEASSLHEKDVENFEGVRSHFGGKENDEDTYSHFLGEEMRNPEKEPSMGRDEASNECESGHSPSSGGSIDLQFNKYLTEANILVQEAKDCLRRQDGDKHAENAFYESAVLLSKAIDIRPMSLLAVGQLGNTYLLHGELKLRISRDLRALLTDAVSLNKRAKIRDALDDTVPREDKITSYLVNVCEECEELLIKAGRQYRLALSIDGNDMRALYNWGIALSLRGQLIADIGPGSARDADKVFLAAIDKFDAMISRGNVYAPDALFRWATALQHRSRLRPRTSREKVKLLQQAQRLYKDALHMDSDNLQARKALSSCISELKYWYR, translated from the exons ATGAATACCCTTATCACAAAAAGATTCAATCTTCAAATTTTCCCTCAAAATTTTCTCTCTCACTTTCCACAACTTTCCAAGAAAACCCCACATAACACTCATCCATTTccaagaaaattttcatttactGCCAAGACTCTAACTTTATGCTCTGTTGCAGCTTCTGAATCATTGTCTTGTGGTGGCTGGGATGACCCAAGTTTCATTGGTGATCCAATTAGCCCTGGTGAGTCCAACAAgcttcataattttcttaataaactaggaattaatgataaaaagtaTGTCTTTGTTTGCCTCTTGGGGTTTGTTTGTGCTTTGGCTATTTCAAGGGTGAAAGTTTCTTCAATTATAGCAATTCCTGGTTGTGTTATTGTTTTTGCACTTGGGTTTTCAATTGGGGTTTTTAATGGTGGTAAAATGAACTTAGATGGTAATAAGAGGTTGCATCAAGATCagatttttaaagattttattgAGAAATTAAGGGTTTTGGTGGATTTTCTTAGTGGGGTTGATGTAGAGATTGGTAATTTGAAGAAGGGTGTTAGGAAAGGAATTGAGAATAATCAAATTACTGTGGAAGATTTGGGAAGTTTCGAAAAGAGTCTGGAATCTATAAATTTTTCTGCTCTCAATGCTAGAAAGGTTATAGAAGGTTGTATTGAAAGCTTGTCAATTGATGGACAAGATATAGGGGGGGAAATCAGTCAAAAATCgagtaagaagaagaaggagcCGGGTAAATATGGCTTCGACTTCTTTCAGATTGCTGCTGGTCTGTTTCAAGCAAAGTCGGGTTCGAAGTCTACTAAAATGAAAGATCATGGTGACACTGAGTTAATGGACAGAAAGATGAATGGCCCTAAGCAAGGGAATATCTTGAGTTCTACTACTAAAGAAAGacatttgaattttgatatggATCTAGACGGCCTTAGTGGCACTTCAAGGCACAGTTTCAATGATGATGCCATTAGACAAGACAGAGTGGGTGAGACATTTGGGAAGGCTAGCAGAATGAATGTAGTTTCTGAtggaaatttcaatttttccgAGATGGATAGTAACACTGTTAAATCAGTTTTCAACAGAGAAGAATATAGTTACCAGACAAGTAGAGTACAATTTATGAGGAACCAACGGGTGTCTCATAGAATGAGTCATCCTTGTAAATTTGAATCTTGGGCTTCTGATGATGGTTTAGCTGATTCTATTGATTTTGGCGTCAGTATGGAGCAAAGCAATACTGAAGCATCTTCGTTGCATGAAAAGGACGTCGAGAATTTTGAAGGAGTAAGGAGCCATTTTGGTggaaaagaaaatgatgaagaCACCTACAGTCATTTTCTTGGAGAAGAGATGAGAAACCCTGAAAAGGAACCCTCCATGGGTAGAGATGAGGCCTCAAATGAATGTGAATCTGGTCACTCTCCATCTTCAGGAGGTTCCATTGATTTGCAATTTAATAAGTACCTTACTGAGGCAAATATTCTAGTACAAGAAGCAAAGGACTGTTTAAGGAGGCAAGACGGCGACAAGCAtgctgagaatgcgttttacgAGTCTGCTGTATTGCTCTCAAAAGCTATAGATATCCGCCCCATGAGTTTATTGGCTGTGGGACAGTTGGGAAATACTTACCTTCTTCATGGAGAACTTAAGTTAAGGATCAGCCGTGATTTGAGAGCTTTACTAACTGATGCTGTATCATTAAATAAACGGGCTAAAATACGTGATGCGCTAGATGATACGGTTCCAAGGGAAGACAAAATTACATCTTATCTTGTAAATGTATGTGAAGAGTGTGAAGAACTACTTATTAAGGCAGGAAGACAGTATAGGTTAGCCTTGTCGATAGATGGGAATGATATGAGAGCTTTGTATAATTGGGGAATTGCTCTCTCGTTGCGTGGGCAGTTGATTGCAGACATTGGACCT GGTTCTGCACGTGATGCCGACAAAGTTTTCTTGGCTGCAATTGATAAGTTCGATGCAATGATCTCCAGAGGAAATGTATATGCACCTGATG CTCTTTTCAGATGGGCCACAGCATTGCAGCACAGATCTCGCCTACGACCTAGAACAAGTAGAGAGAAGGTGAAGTTATTGCAGCAGGCTCAAAGGTTATACAAAGATGCCCTTCATATGGACTCCGATAACCTTCAAGCACGAAAGGCCCTGTCATCCTGCATATCTGAGCTCAAGTACTGGTATAGATAG